In the genome of Bacteroidales bacterium, one region contains:
- a CDS encoding nucleotidyltransferase, protein MKPTLVVLAAGIGSRYGSLKQMDSFGPAGETIIEFSVYDALLSGFERVVFVISRAMEKDFAESFVKRFPAHVSIDYVIQEMEDLPEGFHIPEGRAKPWGTAHAVMAARHAVKESFAIINGDDFYGRTSFQLISDFLSQVGINENRFCMAGYYIRQTLSEHGTVSRGLCEVDENNFVTSIVERTKIGFTPSKEIAYLDENGKQVIVKGDPFVSMNIFGFTPAFFKWLEEYFVVFLRETGPDTKSEYFLPYILNKLIKDKKITLKVLPTPEKWFGVTYKEDKPFVTQMLKELTSRGVYPTPLWKGNK, encoded by the coding sequence ATGAAGCCTACTTTGGTTGTTCTTGCCGCAGGAATCGGAAGCCGCTACGGAAGCCTCAAGCAGATGGACAGTTTTGGACCCGCCGGGGAAACCATCATTGAATTCTCTGTCTATGATGCACTCTTATCCGGATTTGAACGGGTGGTTTTCGTCATTTCCCGTGCCATGGAAAAAGATTTTGCCGAATCATTTGTAAAACGCTTTCCTGCACATGTTTCCATTGATTATGTCATTCAGGAGATGGAAGACCTTCCCGAAGGATTTCATATCCCGGAAGGAAGGGCAAAACCCTGGGGCACAGCACATGCTGTAATGGCTGCACGACATGCGGTGAAGGAGTCTTTTGCCATCATTAACGGAGATGATTTTTACGGACGCACCTCCTTTCAGCTGATAAGTGATTTCCTTTCGCAGGTTGGCATTAACGAGAACCGCTTCTGCATGGCAGGGTATTATATTCGTCAAACCTTATCAGAACACGGAACCGTTTCGAGAGGACTTTGTGAAGTGGATGAGAACAATTTCGTTACTTCCATTGTGGAACGTACAAAAATCGGATTTACCCCCTCCAAAGAAATAGCCTATCTTGATGAAAACGGAAAACAGGTTATTGTTAAAGGAGATCCGTTTGTTTCGATGAATATTTTCGGTTTTACTCCTGCATTTTTTAAATGGCTGGAAGAATATTTTGTTGTTTTTCTAAGGGAAACAGGACCCGACACAAAGAGCGAATACTTCCTTCCTTATATTTTGAACAAACTGATTAAAGATAAGAAGATCACGCTCAAAGTTCTGCCAACTCCGGAAAAATGGTTCGGGGTAACCTACAAGGAAGACAAACCCTTTGTAACACAGATGCTCAAAGAACTAACAAGCCGCGGTGTTTATCCGACTCCCCTTTGGAAAGGGAATAAATAA
- a CDS encoding aminoglycoside phosphotransferase family protein gives MNDAGFMQARTAAGQFLQAGEIQSVKPIGSGHIHQTFLVSPVSDKKHKLVLQKFNTYVFRDPDAVMQNLFLITSHIRKKVENSRGEGAGMLVLEPVKTLTGENYFVDAEGSVWRCLLYIPDTASYDRAPDAAVVYEGGKAFGTFIRLLSDLPAENVKITIPEFHNLDFRLEQFHQAIRDGLKDRREETSSEIEMILEREEQMKLIRKLAQRGLIPLRVVHHDTKINNVLFSARKKALCVIDLDTVMPGFVHDDFGDAIRTFTNTGEEDDPDLSHISMDLSFFEAFAEGFLGAAGDMLTPLEKEYLPLSALVMTYMQTIRFLTDYLNGDTYYKIHHPKHNLQRTKAQMQLLLSMEQQLPAMQEIVKRFS, from the coding sequence ATGAATGATGCAGGGTTTATGCAGGCCCGGACAGCTGCCGGACAGTTTCTTCAGGCCGGGGAAATCCAATCGGTCAAACCGATCGGTTCAGGCCACATTCATCAGACATTTCTGGTCAGCCCCGTTTCGGATAAAAAGCACAAACTTGTTCTGCAGAAATTCAATACCTATGTATTCCGTGATCCGGACGCAGTAATGCAAAACCTGTTTCTTATTACAAGCCATATCAGAAAGAAGGTGGAAAACAGCAGGGGAGAAGGTGCCGGAATGCTGGTGCTGGAGCCGGTAAAAACTTTGACCGGGGAAAACTACTTTGTTGATGCAGAGGGCAGCGTCTGGCGTTGTTTGCTGTATATTCCCGACACGGCAAGTTATGACAGGGCCCCCGATGCTGCCGTGGTTTACGAAGGGGGAAAAGCATTCGGAACATTCATCCGCCTGCTTTCTGATCTTCCGGCAGAGAATGTTAAAATAACAATCCCTGAATTTCACAACCTTGATTTCCGGCTGGAACAGTTTCATCAGGCTATCCGGGATGGTTTAAAGGACCGGCGCGAAGAGACATCATCGGAGATTGAAATGATCCTGGAACGGGAAGAACAGATGAAACTGATACGAAAACTGGCTCAGCGCGGACTCATCCCTTTAAGGGTTGTCCATCATGATACAAAGATCAACAATGTGCTTTTTTCTGCCCGGAAGAAGGCATTGTGTGTCATTGACCTGGACACGGTAATGCCGGGCTTCGTGCATGACGATTTTGGCGATGCCATCCGTACCTTCACCAATACAGGGGAGGAAGATGATCCTGACCTTTCCCATATTTCCATGGATCTTTCCTTTTTTGAAGCATTTGCAGAAGGCTTTCTCGGTGCGGCAGGCGACATGCTCACTCCGCTCGAAAAGGAGTACCTGCCCCTGTCGGCGCTGGTTATGACCTACATGCAGACGATACGGTTTCTGACCGATTATCTGAACGGGGATACGTATTACAAAATTCATCATCCCAAACACAACCTGCAAAGAACCAAAGCACAGATGCAGCTTCTGCTGAGCATGGAGCAACAACTCCCGGCCATGCAGGAAATAGTGAAACGCTTCAGTTAA